TAACAAGTGTGGTGATCTTAAAACTGCAGGAAGAAGGCATTCTTTCACTGGAGCAAACGGTAGAATCCATCTTACCTGGTATCCTGAAAGAAGGCAGTCGTATATCCGTAAGACAACTGCTCCAGCATAGAAGCGGTCTTAAGGATTATTTATGGATGGACGTTGCAGGAACAAAGTGTATCGAGCACGCTGTTTCAAGTCCCCGGGATTTCTTTTCGTCACGAAGTCTTGTCAGACTTGTTGCCAACCATAATCTTGAATTTCAACCTGGTACTCTGTTCAAGTACTCTAATACGAATTTTCTATTACTAGGCCTAATCGTAGAAGAAAGTTCAGGGAAAAAGTTTAAAGATGCAGTCTATCAATGGATCACCCAACCGCTTCAACTGGATAGAACATACTTCCCTAGTACCAATGATCTCAGGCTCCCCTTTGCCACCGGGCATTCGAAAGCGACGCCTGACTTGACTGACCTATCAGATGATATAACATATATTACTGATCTCAATGTTTCTATCATGGGGACTTCAGGGGCACTTGTTTCCAACCCCGCAGAAATCCAAACATTCATGAAGGCACTTTTTGGCGGCT
The DNA window shown above is from Rossellomorea vietnamensis and carries:
- a CDS encoding serine hydrolase domain-containing protein, producing the protein MISLKDPALLKKTVQYFRDRYRIPGISLCLTDSYGEDYIMAAGVRNLLQDTLLDPYDHQRVGSLLNIVTSVVILKLQEEGILSLEQTVESILPGILKEGSRISVRQLLQHRSGLKDYLWMDVAGTKCIEHAVSSPRDFFSSRSLVRLVANHNLEFQPGTLFKYSNTNFLLLGLIVEESSGKKFKDAVYQWITQPLQLDRTYFPSTNDLRLPFATGHSKATPDLTDLSDDITYITDLNVSIMGTSGALVSNPAEIQTFMKALFGGSLLSQESMKQMLIFHETDDSERFYGLGLYKYTFENEIAAYGHHSGIHGYESVTLYYPDDEIFATVIVNQTPVGVVSLAHQLFVNR